A genomic segment from Chitinophaga flava encodes:
- a CDS encoding biotin/lipoyl-containing protein, with translation MIKATVNGKSAYTINQDSTLTCNGQVVDWSAVQVPSGDYSIIMDGHSYQAQVLKVDKDTKTVTLQINQQTYEVAIEEPIDQLLASMGIKDAMTKKVNDIKAPMPGLVLKVLVTPGQAIHKGDPVLILEAMKMENIFKAASDAVVKEIKVAERTAVEKGEVLIVLE, from the coding sequence ATGATCAAAGCAACAGTAAACGGTAAGTCTGCGTACACCATAAATCAGGATTCAACCCTTACCTGCAACGGGCAGGTGGTAGACTGGTCTGCAGTACAGGTACCTTCGGGTGATTACAGCATCATTATGGATGGCCACAGCTATCAGGCACAGGTACTGAAAGTAGACAAAGACACCAAGACCGTTACGCTGCAGATCAACCAGCAGACGTACGAAGTGGCCATTGAAGAACCAATTGATCAGTTGCTGGCATCCATGGGGATAAAGGATGCCATGACTAAAAAAGTGAATGATATCAAAGCCCCTATGCCGGGACTGGTACTGAAAGTGCTGGTGACCCCCGGTCAGGCTATCCATAAAGGCGATCCGGTGCTCATCCTGGAAGCCATGAAAATGGAGAATATATTCAAAGCGGCTTCGGATGCCGTGGTGAAAGAAATAAAGGTAGCAGAGCGCACTGCCGTAGAAAAAGGCGAGGTGCTGATCGTGCTGGAATAA
- a CDS encoding DUF1835 domain-containing protein, whose protein sequence is MSYMYVLNGDATLSQLRQSRLRGGVVVCREMMSEGKVKNTKDPVEFFESRAKHLEFQYGIDKQTYYTNVVHELEKLKNSSSFDEIVLWFEADLFCQINLVFIIIYLKNNLDTLPPISIVDMPHHREVTDYPSLLEQRVLLQPADIQLAFDTWEAYCEDTPLALEKITRMEGGNLKYLPAALRAHLERFPDVESGLSSIEKFFLRKLSLGKYRNYDLYTAFWDELWIYGFGDFQLDLLIQRMQQAGVIENEAQMISITSLGQEVLNNEENYLDYLPLHHRWLGGVRLDKTPWRWDPSLQKIIKKEQ, encoded by the coding sequence ATGTCATACATGTATGTGTTAAACGGTGACGCTACACTTTCCCAGCTCAGACAAAGCAGGCTCAGAGGCGGCGTAGTAGTATGCAGGGAGATGATGAGTGAAGGGAAAGTCAAAAACACCAAAGACCCGGTTGAATTTTTTGAAAGCCGCGCCAAACACCTGGAATTCCAATACGGTATCGACAAACAAACATATTATACCAATGTCGTTCATGAGCTGGAGAAATTAAAAAACTCCAGCTCTTTTGATGAAATAGTACTCTGGTTTGAAGCAGACCTGTTCTGTCAGATCAACCTGGTCTTTATCATCATTTATCTCAAAAACAATCTGGATACTTTACCCCCCATCAGCATTGTAGATATGCCCCATCACCGGGAAGTAACAGATTATCCCTCTTTGCTGGAGCAACGGGTATTACTGCAGCCTGCTGATATTCAGCTGGCATTCGATACCTGGGAGGCCTATTGCGAAGACACCCCGCTGGCACTGGAGAAAATCACCCGAATGGAAGGCGGTAACCTGAAATATCTGCCAGCAGCACTCCGTGCCCATCTGGAACGATTCCCCGATGTGGAAAGCGGCCTGAGTAGCATCGAAAAATTCTTCCTCCGTAAACTTTCTCTGGGCAAATACCGGAATTATGACCTTTACACCGCTTTCTGGGATGAACTGTGGATATACGGCTTCGGTGATTTCCAGCTGGATTTACTCATACAACGGATGCAACAGGCAGGCGTCATAGAAAACGAAGCCCAGATGATTAGTATCACCAGCCTCGGGCAGGAGGTCCTCAACAATGAAGAAAATTATCTCGACTACCTTCCTCTTCATCATCGGTGGCTGGGTGGTGTACGGCTGGATAAAACCCCCTGGCGCTGGGATCCCTCCTTACAAAAGATCATCAAAAAAGAACAGTAG
- a CDS encoding M1 family metallopeptidase produces the protein MNQHLKRSLLGVLIGGMAGLGATSSLMAQTGIAAPEDPAMKIYRAAATKVNDLVHTKLDVRFDYPKRYLYGKAWITLKPHFYATDSLILDAKGMDIHEVAIVKGGKNSPLKYSYDSLQLHIKLDKNYQATESYNIYISYTAKPNELKVKGSAAITDAKGLYFINPDGTEPNKPTQIWTQGETESSSVWFPTIDKTNQKCTEEISMTVPKKYVTLSNGKLVSQKTNPDGTRTDTWKMDLPHSPYLFMMAVGEYAIVKDTWKGKEVSYYLEKPFEKYAKNIFGNTPEMLTFYSNILGYEYPWVKYSQITGRDYVSGAMENTTATLHGEFMQKTDRELLDNNNYNESVIAHELFHHWFGDLATAKSWSNLTVNESFADYSEYLWLEHKYGRDAADEHGYEAAMSYLSMVQYSGDKNLVRFYYRDREDMFDQVTYQKGGRILHMLRNAVGDSAFFKSLNVYLKANAFKATEAHQLRLAFEEVTGRDMNWFFNQWYFGQGFPELDISYKYSGNKVTVFIQQLQKADKVWQLPLAIDIYSGGKKERHNVTVSNRVDSFTFNFSTKPDLINVDAEKVILSKKDDHRDFSTYVYQYAHAPLYMDRRIAIEAAAEAQGNNPEAVKLLIQATKDKYHGLRTLAAGSLNLKLPAVKAAALPVLTEMAKQDPSSLTKAAAIKQLGELKDPQYATLFEAATKDPSYGVEAAGIEALAELDLDKAYGIAKQLEKDTKGKLVGAIASIYARKGNPADISFVATKFDETSGQDKLNAAFDYLGFLAKVNNTEAVQRGVDQVKAMTVQFNNGQVNTYISNWLQEIARKKDMDATAVTGKDSDGLKQQAAYMRKASDSIRAAANKE, from the coding sequence ATGAATCAACATTTGAAGCGGTCCCTTTTGGGTGTGCTGATCGGTGGGATGGCTGGCTTGGGAGCGACGTCTTCCCTGATGGCCCAGACCGGGATTGCAGCCCCAGAAGATCCTGCCATGAAGATCTACAGAGCGGCAGCTACCAAGGTCAATGACCTGGTACATACCAAACTGGACGTACGTTTTGATTACCCCAAACGTTACTTGTACGGCAAAGCCTGGATTACCCTGAAGCCCCATTTCTACGCGACTGACTCCCTTATTCTCGACGCCAAAGGCATGGACATCCATGAAGTGGCTATTGTAAAAGGAGGCAAAAACAGTCCGCTGAAGTACTCATATGACAGCCTGCAGCTGCATATCAAACTGGATAAAAACTACCAGGCCACCGAATCCTATAACATCTATATCAGCTATACCGCCAAACCCAATGAGCTGAAGGTGAAAGGTAGCGCCGCCATTACTGATGCCAAAGGATTGTATTTCATCAACCCCGACGGTACAGAACCCAACAAGCCTACCCAGATATGGACCCAGGGCGAAACTGAAAGTTCTTCTGTATGGTTTCCTACCATCGATAAAACCAATCAGAAATGCACCGAAGAAATCAGCATGACGGTGCCTAAAAAATATGTGACCCTCTCCAATGGTAAACTGGTAAGTCAGAAAACCAATCCTGACGGCACCCGCACTGATACCTGGAAGATGGATCTCCCCCACTCTCCTTACCTGTTTATGATGGCAGTAGGCGAATATGCCATTGTAAAAGACACCTGGAAAGGCAAAGAGGTAAGCTATTATCTGGAAAAGCCATTCGAAAAGTATGCTAAAAACATCTTTGGCAATACCCCTGAGATGCTCACCTTTTACTCCAACATCCTGGGATATGAATACCCCTGGGTAAAATACTCCCAGATCACGGGCCGTGACTATGTTTCCGGTGCGATGGAAAACACCACCGCCACTCTGCACGGGGAGTTTATGCAGAAAACAGACCGTGAACTGCTTGACAACAATAACTACAATGAAAGCGTAATTGCGCATGAACTGTTCCACCACTGGTTCGGCGACCTCGCCACAGCCAAGTCCTGGAGCAACCTGACCGTTAACGAATCTTTTGCTGACTACAGTGAATACCTGTGGCTGGAACACAAGTATGGCAGAGATGCAGCAGATGAACACGGCTATGAGGCGGCTATGTCCTACCTTTCTATGGTACAGTATTCCGGCGACAAAAACCTGGTACGTTTCTATTACCGCGACAGGGAAGATATGTTTGACCAGGTGACCTACCAGAAAGGTGGCCGTATCCTGCATATGCTGCGTAATGCCGTTGGTGATTCCGCATTCTTCAAATCCCTGAATGTATATCTGAAAGCCAACGCGTTTAAAGCTACGGAAGCCCATCAGCTGCGTCTTGCCTTTGAAGAAGTAACCGGCCGCGATATGAACTGGTTCTTTAACCAATGGTATTTCGGACAAGGGTTCCCTGAACTGGATATCAGCTATAAATACAGCGGCAATAAAGTGACTGTGTTTATCCAGCAGCTCCAGAAAGCAGATAAAGTATGGCAACTGCCGCTGGCCATTGATATTTACAGCGGCGGTAAAAAAGAACGTCACAATGTAACGGTATCCAACCGCGTGGATTCTTTCACCTTCAATTTTTCCACTAAACCGGACCTGATAAACGTAGATGCCGAAAAGGTGATTTTATCCAAGAAAGATGACCACCGTGATTTCTCTACTTATGTTTACCAATACGCCCATGCGCCGCTCTACATGGACCGCCGCATCGCTATTGAAGCCGCAGCTGAAGCCCAGGGCAACAATCCGGAAGCCGTAAAACTGCTGATACAGGCTACGAAAGACAAATACCACGGGCTCCGTACCCTGGCTGCTGGTTCGCTCAATCTGAAGCTGCCGGCTGTAAAAGCTGCTGCCCTGCCTGTATTGACAGAAATGGCCAAACAGGATCCCAGCTCCTTGACTAAGGCTGCTGCCATCAAACAACTGGGAGAACTGAAAGACCCGCAATACGCCACTTTATTTGAAGCAGCTACCAAAGACCCATCCTATGGTGTAGAAGCTGCTGGTATTGAGGCGCTGGCAGAGCTGGACCTCGATAAAGCTTATGGTATTGCCAAACAACTGGAGAAAGATACCAAGGGCAAACTGGTAGGCGCTATTGCCAGCATCTATGCCCGCAAAGGCAATCCGGCCGATATTAGTTTTGTAGCTACCAAGTTCGATGAAACTTCCGGCCAGGACAAGCTCAATGCAGCATTCGACTACCTGGGCTTCCTTGCTAAAGTCAATAATACGGAGGCCGTGCAGCGCGGGGTAGATCAGGTGAAAGCAATGACCGTACAGTTCAACAACGGTCAGGTAAACACCTATATCAGCAACTGGCTGCAGGAAATTGCCCGTAAAAAAGATATGGACGCTACAGCTGTTACTGGTAAAGACAGTGATGGACTGAAGCAACAAGCTGCCTATATGCGGAAAGCATCTGACAGCATCCGGGCGGCGGCCAATAAAGAATAA
- a CDS encoding TPM domain-containing protein, which yields MRILRWFLPGLLLMAGLLAKAQNIPPRPNPPTLVNDFAGILLKDEDERLEQKLVAYSDSTSTQIAIVTLKSVGNYDISQVGLKILRDWGIGTKGKNNGILILVSLEDRKIRIETGYGMEGVVPDAIANEIITQIIKPAFRQGQYYQGLDGAVDAIKKAAAGEYKADPRQSKPGISPGGVFLLILVIVIIISIISRGGGGGGGTTYNRRGGWIWPVIGGMGGFGRGGGGGWSGGGGGGGFGGFGGGSGGGGGASGSW from the coding sequence AACATCCCGCCAAGGCCTAATCCTCCGACTTTAGTAAACGACTTTGCCGGCATCCTCCTGAAAGATGAAGACGAAAGGCTGGAGCAGAAGCTGGTAGCCTATAGTGACAGTACCTCCACTCAGATAGCGATCGTTACCCTTAAATCGGTTGGTAATTACGATATCAGCCAGGTAGGACTTAAAATTTTAAGAGATTGGGGGATTGGTACAAAAGGCAAGAACAATGGTATCCTTATTCTTGTTTCCTTGGAAGACAGGAAGATCAGGATAGAAACAGGTTATGGCATGGAAGGCGTTGTGCCGGACGCTATAGCCAATGAAATTATTACACAGATCATCAAACCCGCTTTCCGGCAGGGACAATACTACCAGGGCCTCGACGGTGCGGTAGACGCCATCAAGAAAGCGGCTGCCGGTGAATACAAAGCCGATCCAAGACAAAGCAAACCCGGTATCAGCCCGGGCGGCGTTTTCCTCCTTATCCTGGTAATTGTAATCATCATTTCCATTATCAGCCGTGGTGGCGGTGGAGGTGGTGGTACCACTTACAACAGACGCGGAGGCTGGATATGGCCGGTAATCGGCGGCATGGGCGGCTTCGGACGCGGTGGCGGAGGAGGCTGGTCAGGCGGCGGCGGTGGCGGAGGCTTCGGCGGTTTCGGCGGAGGTTCCGGCGGCGGAGGAGGAGCCAGTGGCAGCTGGTAA